One segment of Dolichospermum sp. DET69 DNA contains the following:
- a CDS encoding Uma2 family endonuclease, translating into MTLAQETRYYSPEEYLEFEVNSELRHEYIDGLIIPMTGGTPSHNKIAGNLYVAIHFALKRQPYEVYYTDQRLWIPKRRIHTYPDVMVVQTPLIFEEGRNDTITNPVMIAEVLSKSTKGYDRDEKFAAYRTIGNFQEYILIDQYTIHVEQYVKTDNKKWTFLEYEDINDTLNLTSVPCQISLVDIYDKIDFKSE; encoded by the coding sequence ATGACTCTTGCACAAGAAACACGCTACTATTCACCTGAAGAATACCTGGAATTTGAGGTAAATTCAGAACTACGTCACGAATATATTGATGGTCTAATTATACCCATGACAGGCGGAACACCAAGTCATAATAAAATAGCTGGTAATTTATATGTTGCCATACATTTTGCCCTCAAGCGTCAGCCTTACGAAGTCTATTATACAGACCAACGGCTTTGGATTCCTAAACGACGGATTCATACTTATCCTGATGTCATGGTTGTCCAAACTCCTCTAATATTTGAAGAAGGAAGAAATGACACTATCACTAACCCTGTGATGATAGCTGAAGTCTTATCAAAATCTACTAAAGGTTATGATAGAGATGAAAAATTTGCAGCTTATCGGACTATTGGCAATTTTCAAGAATATATTTTAATTGATCAATATACAATTCACGTTGAACAATACGTGAAAACTGATAATAAAAAATGGACGTTTTTAGAATATGAAGATATTAATGATACTTTAAATTTAACTTCTGTTCCTTGTCAAATTTCTCTGGTAGATATTTATGACAAAATTGATTTTAAATCTGAATAA
- the acs gene encoding acetate--CoA ligase: protein MSQPTIESILQEKRLFQPASDFSEKAQIKSLADYQRLYDKAKADPQQFWAELAESELDWFQKWDTVLDWQPPFAKWFVNGKINISYNCLDRHLTTWRKNKAALIWEGEPGDSRTLTYAQLHREVCQFANVLKQLGAKKGDRIGIYMPMIPEAAIAMLACARIGAPHSVVFGGFSAEALRDRLNDTEAKLVITADGGWRKDAIVPLKEQVDKALDNNAVPSVTDVLVVKRTNQTTPMAAGRDHWWHDLQKGVSADCPAEPMDSEDMLFVLYTSGSTGKPKGIVHTTGGYNLYSHITSKWIFDLQDTDVYWCTADVGWITGHSYIVYGPLSNGATTLMYEGAPRASNPGCFWDVIEKYGVTTFYTAPTAIRAFIKMGEHLPKARNLSSLRLLGSVGEPINPEAWMWYHKIIGGERCPIVDTWWQTETGGIMITPLPGAIATKPGSATLPFPGIIADVVDLSGNSVPENEGGYLAIRHPWPGMMRNVYGDPDRFRRTYWEHIPPQDGNYTYFAGDGARKDEDGYFWVMGRVDDVLNVSGHRLGTMEVESALVSHPAVAEAAVVGKPDELKGEEVVAFVTLQGTYQASEELSKELKKHVVNEIGAIARPGEIRFTDALPKTRSGKIMRRLLRNLAAGQEISGDTSTLEDRGVLDKLREGN from the coding sequence ATGTCTCAACCAACTATAGAATCCATTTTACAGGAAAAGCGGCTATTTCAGCCTGCTAGTGATTTTTCGGAAAAAGCCCAGATCAAAAGTTTAGCAGACTATCAGCGTCTTTACGACAAAGCAAAAGCTGATCCTCAGCAATTTTGGGCAGAATTAGCAGAATCTGAGTTAGATTGGTTTCAAAAATGGGACACTGTGCTAGATTGGCAACCACCTTTTGCTAAGTGGTTTGTCAACGGTAAGATTAATATTTCTTACAACTGTCTTGACAGACACCTTACCACTTGGCGGAAAAATAAGGCGGCTTTGATTTGGGAAGGTGAACCGGGAGATTCACGGACTCTGACTTATGCCCAATTACATCGAGAAGTTTGTCAATTTGCTAATGTATTGAAGCAGTTGGGAGCAAAAAAAGGCGATCGCATTGGTATCTATATGCCAATGATTCCCGAAGCAGCTATTGCTATGTTAGCCTGTGCGAGAATTGGCGCACCCCATAGCGTTGTGTTTGGTGGTTTTAGTGCTGAAGCTTTGCGCGATCGCTTGAACGATACAGAAGCTAAATTAGTAATCACAGCCGATGGTGGTTGGCGCAAAGATGCAATTGTCCCTCTCAAAGAGCAGGTAGATAAAGCTTTAGACAATAACGCAGTCCCCAGCGTTACAGATGTGCTAGTGGTGAAACGTACAAATCAAACGACACCGATGGCAGCGGGACGGGACCATTGGTGGCACGATTTACAAAAAGGCGTTTCTGCTGATTGTCCCGCAGAACCAATGGACAGCGAGGATATGCTGTTTGTTCTCTACACTTCCGGTAGTACGGGCAAACCGAAGGGGATAGTTCATACCACAGGCGGTTATAACTTATATAGTCATATCACCAGCAAATGGATTTTTGATCTCCAAGACACAGATGTATATTGGTGTACTGCTGATGTAGGTTGGATTACTGGACACAGCTATATAGTTTATGGTCCCCTTTCCAACGGTGCAACCACTCTCATGTATGAAGGTGCGCCCCGTGCCTCTAATCCTGGTTGTTTCTGGGATGTGATTGAAAAATATGGTGTAACAACTTTTTATACTGCACCAACGGCAATTCGCGCCTTTATCAAAATGGGTGAACATTTACCCAAAGCCCGGAATCTTTCTTCTCTGCGTTTATTGGGAAGTGTGGGTGAACCTATCAACCCTGAAGCTTGGATGTGGTATCACAAAATCATCGGTGGTGAACGCTGTCCGATTGTGGATACTTGGTGGCAAACGGAAACAGGTGGAATAATGATTACACCTCTACCTGGGGCAATTGCCACTAAACCAGGTTCAGCTACCCTGCCTTTCCCTGGTATTATCGCGGATGTTGTGGATTTGTCAGGTAATTCTGTTCCAGAAAATGAAGGCGGTTATTTAGCGATTCGTCATCCTTGGCCAGGGATGATGCGGAATGTGTATGGTGATCCAGATCGTTTCCGTCGCACCTACTGGGAACATATTCCACCCCAAGATGGTAATTATACGTACTTTGCTGGCGATGGTGCAAGAAAGGATGAAGATGGCTATTTCTGGGTCATGGGGCGCGTCGATGATGTCCTGAATGTGTCTGGACACCGCCTAGGAACGATGGAAGTAGAATCTGCTTTGGTGTCTCATCCGGCGGTAGCTGAGGCTGCTGTTGTCGGTAAACCGGATGAGTTAAAGGGTGAGGAAGTTGTGGCTTTTGTGACTTTGCAGGGGACTTATCAAGCCAGTGAGGAGTTGAGTAAGGAACTCAAGAAGCACGTTGTTAATGAAATAGGGGCGATCGCTCGACCTGGTGAAATCAGGTTTACTGATGCGTTACCGAAAACCCGTTCTGGTAAGATTATGCGGCGTTTATTGCGGAATCTGGCAGCAGGTCAGGAAATATCCGGGGATACTTCGACTCTTGAAGATCGTGGTGTTTTGGATAAGTTGCGGGAAGGGAATTAA
- a CDS encoding DUF4365 domain-containing protein, translated as MQTEQPWYIGLRSKALAIVSLTERDDLIVYRDTKDYDLDVLVSISKKGEDINRLFGVEIKAVKSTPKIIQNDDIFNIEGADINVLQSRFTKCNFPICLFFFTLDNDNGYYKWILEPILDQEKSNKLKLNPNPEFRKLTNEAINDIVSVVNQWYENQPTDYENQPTDDVISGRNRYRVLKQLKQLTKKHSNKNDINHEINDVKS; from the coding sequence ATGCAAACAGAACAACCTTGGTATATTGGTTTACGTTCAAAAGCTTTAGCAATAGTATCTTTAACTGAACGTGATGATTTGATTGTTTATAGAGATACAAAAGATTATGATTTAGATGTTCTAGTTTCCATTAGCAAAAAAGGTGAGGATATTAATAGGCTTTTTGGTGTGGAAATAAAAGCTGTAAAATCCACACCTAAAATAATTCAAAATGATGATATTTTCAATATAGAAGGAGCAGATATAAATGTTCTGCAATCACGATTTACAAAGTGTAATTTTCCAATATGTCTATTTTTCTTTACTCTGGATAATGATAATGGATATTACAAATGGATTCTCGAACCAATTCTTGATCAAGAAAAAAGTAACAAACTGAAGTTAAATCCAAATCCAGAATTTAGAAAATTAACCAACGAGGCAATAAATGATATTGTTTCTGTGGTGAATCAATGGTACGAGAATCAACCAACTGATTATGAAAATCAACCAACCGATGATGTAATATCAGGACGTAACCGTTATCGGGTACTTAAACAGCTAAAACAACTTACAAAAAAACACTCAAATAAAAATGATATAAATCACGAAATAAACGATGTAAAGTCATGA
- a CDS encoding carbohydrate porin, which produces MNIKIANACGIGVLYLFAGILPAQAMDAFAEGFASLGEDTHNSQTVNSSKISTAGLSDQKVASSATDDKTQTDSSMEQVTSVSQLSDVQPNSWAFGALQSLVERYGCIAGYPNGTFRGNRALSRYEFAAGLNACLDRINELIATATADLPSKQDLETLKKLQADFSTEVATLRGRVDVVAARTAELEKNQFSTTTKLSGEAIISAIGATGGTPGGSDPKIVLNNRVRLNLLTSFTGKDLLITGLQAHNFLGGVDGTGSVQNGLGLSSGLLSASSARTSFEPQFPGVDPKNLSAVGANSVQLYKLLYIFPVAKKLTLFAGTGAEVSDAFPAVTPFYGEGQESISRFANLNPVVRVSGGTSGSGLASAAGFIYSVSPQLDLRALYGSVNANLPQSAADIAPGVSGTPLGSGVFSGSSVIATQLTFKPSKSIDIGLNYANSYHQINILGTGLTSSDIGALATVPLGTPVKLNSFGGTVNLRFSPKIALSGYGAAMFVDDSSPSVTASTTFTSWMVGLHFNDLIKQGNNAGLIFGQPLYRTDASGDAKLADAGVNRAVPYHLEGYYRFRVNDHVSITPGAIVLFNPEGNKDNETTTIGVLRTTFTF; this is translated from the coding sequence ATGAACATAAAAATAGCTAATGCTTGTGGTATAGGCGTGCTGTACCTATTTGCAGGAATATTACCTGCACAAGCGATGGATGCGTTTGCTGAAGGTTTTGCTAGTTTAGGTGAAGATACACATAATAGTCAAACTGTCAACTCTTCCAAAATTAGCACAGCAGGATTAAGTGATCAAAAAGTCGCTTCTTCAGCGACCGACGATAAGACACAGACAGATTCATCAATGGAACAGGTAACATCTGTATCTCAACTTTCCGATGTTCAGCCTAATTCATGGGCTTTTGGAGCATTACAGTCTTTAGTTGAGCGATATGGCTGTATTGCAGGATATCCCAACGGGACATTTCGCGGGAATCGGGCTTTAAGTCGCTATGAATTTGCGGCTGGTTTAAATGCTTGTTTAGATAGAATTAACGAGTTAATTGCCACTGCAACTGCTGATTTACCATCAAAGCAGGATTTAGAGACATTAAAAAAACTGCAAGCAGACTTTTCCACCGAAGTAGCCACATTACGGGGAAGAGTAGATGTAGTAGCAGCACGGACAGCAGAGTTAGAAAAAAATCAATTTTCTACAACCACTAAATTAAGTGGAGAAGCGATTATTTCTGCTATTGGTGCTACAGGGGGTACTCCTGGTGGAAGTGATCCAAAGATAGTTTTAAACAACCGAGTTCGTTTAAACCTGCTCACTAGCTTCACAGGTAAAGACTTACTTATCACTGGGTTGCAAGCACATAACTTTTTGGGTGGTGTGGATGGTACTGGTAGCGTCCAAAACGGTTTGGGATTATCTTCAGGTTTACTCAGTGCTAGTAGCGCTCGCACCAGCTTTGAACCGCAATTTCCCGGAGTTGACCCTAAAAATTTATCGGCTGTTGGTGCAAACTCAGTTCAGCTTTACAAACTGCTGTATATCTTCCCCGTTGCTAAAAAATTAACCTTATTTGCGGGAACGGGTGCAGAAGTATCTGATGCTTTCCCTGCGGTTACACCCTTCTATGGAGAGGGACAGGAATCTATTTCTCGGTTTGCTAACTTAAACCCTGTCGTCAGGGTTTCTGGAGGGACTTCTGGCTCTGGTTTAGCCTCTGCGGCTGGCTTTATTTACAGTGTATCCCCTCAACTTGATTTGAGAGCTTTATACGGTAGCGTAAATGCAAATCTGCCTCAAAGTGCGGCTGATATAGCCCCTGGAGTTTCCGGGACACCTTTAGGCTCAGGAGTCTTTAGTGGTAGTAGCGTTATAGCTACACAATTAACTTTTAAACCCTCCAAATCCATAGATATTGGCTTGAACTATGCGAATAGTTATCACCAAATCAATATTTTAGGTACGGGATTAACTAGTAGTGATATTGGCGCATTAGCAACAGTTCCTTTGGGAACACCTGTCAAACTCAACTCATTTGGTGGAACTGTTAATTTGCGGTTTTCTCCCAAAATAGCTTTGTCTGGTTATGGTGCAGCTATGTTTGTGGATGATTCTTCTCCCTCTGTGACTGCTTCCACAACCTTTACTAGTTGGATGGTAGGTTTACACTTTAATGATTTAATCAAACAGGGTAATAATGCCGGTTTGATTTTTGGACAACCTCTATATCGGACTGATGCTAGTGGAGATGCTAAACTTGCTGACGCTGGGGTAAATAGAGCCGTTCCTTATCATTTAGAAGGTTACTACCGTTTCCGTGTGAATGATCATGTGAGTATTACTCCAGGTGCGATTGTCCTGTTTAATCCTGAAGGAAACAAAGATAACGAAACCACAACTATCGGGGTGCTGCGGACTACCTTTACTTTCTAA